The following are encoded together in the Ranitomeya imitator isolate aRanImi1 chromosome 4, aRanImi1.pri, whole genome shotgun sequence genome:
- the MYF5 gene encoding myogenic factor 5: protein MELVDNCHFSPSEFFYDSSCIPSPEEEFTDDFEHGMSVYEAHKQAFQESDEEEHVRAPTGHHQAGHCLMWACKACKRKSSTMDRRKAATMRERRRLKKVNQAFETLKRCTTTNPNQRLPKVEILRNAIKYIESLQDLLREQVESYYSLPGQSCSEPNSPLSSCSDGMLECSSPQWSRRNNSFDNTYCSDLSTSFPTNKLTALSSLDCLSNIVDRIASAEQCVLPLQDSSSSSPSNSTDSMPSTPETPDSRPVYHVL, encoded by the exons ATGGAGTTGGTAGACAATTGCCATTTTTCCCCATCAGAATTCTTCTATGACAGTTCCTGCATCCCTTCTCCCGAGGAGGAATTTACAGATGACTTTGAGCATGGGATGTCTGTCTATGAAGCGCACAAACAAGCCTTCCAGGAATCAGATGAAGAAGAGCATGTAAGAGCACCCACCGGTCATCACCAGGCTGGTCACTGTCTCATGTGGGCTTGCAAAGCCTGCAAAAGAAAGTCCTCTACGATGGACAGAAGAAAGGCAGCAACCATGAGGGAGAGGAGAAGGCTGAAGAAAGTTAACCAAGCATTTGAAACTTTGAAAAGATGTACCACTACAAACCCCAACCAAAGGCTGCCCAAAGTGGAAATCTTAAGAAATGCAATCAAGTACATAGAGAGCCTCCAAGACTTGCTAAGAGAACAAGTGGAGAGTTATTACAGTCTTCCAGGACAAAGCTGCTCTGAACCTAACAGCCCATTGTCCAGCTGCTCAGATGGCATG ttGGAATGCAGCAGCCCACagtggtccagaagaaataacagttTTGACAATACCTACTGCTCTGACTTATCAACAT catttccaACAAATAAACTGACCGCACTCTCCAGCCTTGACTGCTTGTCTAATATAGTGGATCGAATCGCCTCCGCTGAGCAATGTGTTCTTCCTCTTCAGGACTCCAGCTCCTCATCTCCTTCCAACAGCACTGATTCTATGCCCAGTACCCCAGAAACCCCAGATTCTCGACCTGTTTACCATGTGCTCTAG